From one Terriglobales bacterium genomic stretch:
- a CDS encoding winged helix-turn-helix domain-containing protein yields the protein MAVSTSSRRTVRFGVFEADLRSGELRKSGTRIKLQEQPFQVLGMLLERPGDVVTRDELRQKLWPADTFVDFDDGLNTAVKKLRDTLGDSADTPRFIETLPKRGYRFIAPVNGRDESTASVIPVQPAPIPPTAATPPWRSRALKLGLLGAVVVLGVLLGMRTGTGDNPALAPVRSIAVLPLENLSGDPSQEYLADGLTDALTTNLAQTAPLRVISRTSAMNYKGKRKPVQDIARELNVDALVEGSVVRSGERIRVSAQLIHAATDQHLWAQSYERDVADLLALQDEIAQSVAREIRVQLNPEQRRSMARLRSADPQAYDHYLRGRFYSDSKNPAEFEISVREMEQAVALDPGFAPAWAQLARGYSERAFWSRPQESQWAQKATQAVEKALSADPDLPEAHLARANVLWTRANRFPHEKAIAAEKRALALNPNLDEAHHLLGMKYLHLGLFEKGEREMQTALTLNPANVGVRYRLAVNQLYQGNYQQAAAGLMGTRGYIPSLWTYQMATALFHLGKKEEAAALLNDYLKEHPMDEGGVANALLALIAADAGDHARAQAFIRTAIEKGKDFGHFHHTAFTIGEAYARMHRPADAVKWLKFAAEDGFPCYPLYARDPNLDGMRSDPQFVVFMSTLRKQWEHYRATL from the coding sequence ATGGCGGTTTCCACTTCATCCCGTCGCACAGTTCGCTTTGGAGTCTTCGAGGCCGACCTGCGCTCCGGCGAGCTGCGCAAGAGCGGCACACGCATCAAGCTGCAGGAACAGCCCTTCCAAGTGCTGGGGATGCTCCTGGAGCGTCCCGGCGACGTGGTCACCCGCGACGAGCTCCGCCAGAAACTCTGGCCCGCCGACACCTTCGTCGATTTCGATGATGGCCTGAACACCGCTGTCAAGAAGCTCCGCGACACTCTCGGCGACTCGGCCGACACTCCACGATTTATCGAGACCCTGCCGAAGCGCGGCTATCGCTTCATCGCGCCGGTCAACGGACGCGACGAATCCACTGCCTCGGTCATTCCCGTCCAGCCCGCCCCGATTCCGCCCACCGCCGCTACGCCCCCCTGGCGCAGCCGGGCGCTGAAACTGGGGCTTCTCGGTGCTGTCGTCGTGCTGGGAGTGCTCCTGGGGATGAGGACGGGGACCGGCGACAATCCGGCACTGGCACCGGTCCGCTCCATCGCCGTCCTTCCTCTCGAGAACCTTTCCGGCGATCCCTCGCAGGAATACCTCGCCGACGGCCTCACAGACGCCCTCACCACGAACCTGGCACAGACCGCCCCGTTGCGCGTCATTTCCCGCACCTCGGCCATGAACTACAAGGGCAAGCGGAAACCCGTGCAGGACATCGCCCGCGAGCTCAACGTCGATGCACTGGTGGAAGGCTCAGTTGTGCGTTCGGGCGAACGCATCCGAGTGAGCGCCCAGCTCATCCACGCCGCCACCGACCAGCACCTCTGGGCGCAGAGCTATGAGCGCGATGTGGCCGATCTGCTGGCATTGCAGGATGAGATCGCGCAATCTGTCGCCCGCGAGATTCGCGTGCAGCTCAACCCTGAGCAGCGCCGGAGCATGGCCCGCCTGCGCTCCGCCGATCCCCAGGCCTACGACCACTACCTGCGCGGCAGGTTCTATTCCGATAGCAAGAATCCGGCCGAGTTCGAGATCTCCGTCCGCGAGATGGAGCAGGCCGTCGCTCTCGATCCAGGCTTCGCTCCCGCCTGGGCCCAGCTCGCTCGCGGTTACAGTGAAAGAGCTTTTTGGTCCAGGCCTCAGGAAAGTCAGTGGGCCCAGAAAGCTACTCAGGCTGTAGAGAAGGCTCTCAGCGCCGACCCAGACCTGCCGGAGGCGCATCTGGCTCGCGCCAACGTCCTGTGGACTCGTGCCAACCGCTTTCCGCATGAAAAGGCGATCGCCGCCGAAAAGCGTGCCCTGGCCCTCAATCCCAATCTCGATGAGGCCCATCACCTGCTCGGGATGAAGTACCTCCACTTGGGACTGTTCGAGAAGGGGGAGCGGGAAATGCAAACCGCGCTAACTCTCAATCCGGCCAACGTTGGTGTCCGCTACCGCCTGGCGGTCAACCAGCTTTATCAGGGTAACTATCAGCAGGCGGCCGCAGGCCTGATGGGGACCCGCGGCTACATTCCGTCCCTGTGGACCTATCAAATGGCCACAGCGCTCTTCCACCTGGGAAAGAAAGAGGAAGCTGCCGCCCTCCTGAACGACTACCTGAAAGAGCATCCGATGGACGAGGGCGGTGTTGCCAATGCTCTGTTGGCCCTCATCGCGGCAGACGCCGGGGATCATGCACGCGCGCAGGCTTTCATTCGGACGGCCATTGAGAAGGGCAAGGACTTCGGCCACTTCCATCACACTGCCTTTACCATCGGCGAAGCCTATGCGCGCATGCATCGTCCCGCTGACGCCGTGAAATGGCTCAAGTTCGCCGCCGAGGATGGATTCCCGTGCTATCCGTTATACGCCCGCGACCCGAATCTGGACGGCATGCGCAGCGACCCTCAGTTTGTTGTGTTCATGTCCACCCTACGGAAACAGTGGGAGCACTACCGGGCCACCCTGTAG